In Flavobacteriales bacterium, the DNA window TTTTACGATCCCAACAGACCTTTTGCTATGTCAAAACAACGATTTGTACTTTTATTGATCCTCATTGGCGCCTTGAGTCGTCTAATCCCTCACCCCGCGAACTTCACTGCCCTTGGTGCGATTGCTCTCTTTGCCGGCGCAAAAATTGGCAAACAATACCTCGACTTTTTGATTCCGGTCGCCGCCTTGTGGTTGAGCGACTTATTGGTCAATAACATTCTATACGCTGCTTATTACGATAGCTTCATCTTCTTCACTGAAGGCTTTATGTACATGGCTATTTCCATGGTTTTGTCGGTCATGGTGGGTAGATTGGTACTCTCGAAAATGACAACATGTCGATTATTGTCTGGAACTCTCATTTCATCTGTTCTGTTTTTCGTTATCACGAATTTTGGAGTTTGGATGGCTACGACACCCGGCTATCCTCAGAGCTTCCAGGGACTCATGCTTTGTTACGAGGCCGCTATTCCTTTCTTCAGGAATGAATTCCTCGGCACATTGGTTTATTCAGGTGTATTCTTTGGTTTGTACGAGTGGGTCTTCCGCAGCTCACTTCTTCCTGCAAAAAGCAGATGAACCCCTTTTCCTACTGGGAAAAGAGGGAAATAGAATCCCCTTCCGAATTGCTGATCGTAGGTTCCGGAATAGTTGGGTTGTGCTCTGCATTATCGTATCGTGAACTCTACCCCCGTGCGCGAATCAGGATCGTTGAACGAGGGCTATTCCCCAACGGCGCAAGCACTAAAAACGCAGGTTTCGCCTGTTTAGGGTGTCCAACCGAACTTATCGCAGATCTACGATCACGCCCCAGGGCCGAAGTGATAGAGACCTTGGCCATGAGGTTTAAGGGTCTTCAAAGGTTATTCTCCTGGGTTGATAAGGACCTCATTAGGTACGAAAATTGCGGCGGATTTGAACTTTTTACCGAGAATGACCAAGAGTCCTGGATCGAAGTAAAGGAGCGTATAGCTGAACTCAACGACCTCTATTACACCGCAACGAATGCCCAGAATGCTTTGGAACTGGAACCTATAAACCAAAGTTTTAAAGGAGTTATTGGTACGGCGCAACTTCGTTTGGAAGGGGCGTTGAACCCCTGGTCGATGGTACAGGGTCTGCTTCGAAAGACGACTGCTCTGCACATAGACGTTTGGAATGGTGTAGAGGTCAAGAACCTCTCGGATAACGAATCCGGTGTTGAAGTTGAAACGAATATCGGGACGTTGAGAACAGATCGCCTATTGCTTTGCACCAATGGTTTAACCAATGCTTTGATCAAGGGCCTCGACCTTCGTCCGGCCAGGGCCCAGGTTCTGGTGGCGCGCACCGATAAACCCATCGGGTTTAAAGGCACCTACCACATGAACGAAGGATACTACTACTTCAGACATCTCGACGATCGTCGCGTTTTACTAGGCGGTGGAAGACAGCTCGATATCCTTGGGGAGACCACTACAGATATGAACACTACTAAATTGATCCAGAGCAATTTAGAGGATTTACTTAAAGTCGTAATTTTACCTGAGGCAAACTTTGAGATCGAGAATAGATGGGCTGGGATCATGGCAATTGGCGAGGGCAAACGACCTCTTATCGGTCGCGCATCGGGTCGAGTTAGGTACGCGGTTCGCATGGGCGGGATGGGTGTCGCTATTGGTGCTGAAGTTGCCCATCGAGCCGCGAGGCTCTGGTTATAAAATCAATGCCCCGGTCTCAAAAGAATCTTCGGAATAAAGCCCACACGAGCGGTATCGACCGGATCGAAGAACGGGTCGAGGTGGTGAAGCCGGCCGCGAGTAGCAAAATCGAGTACATCGGTATAATACCAATCGCCCAGCAATGGATCGCGATATATGGTTCCCACGTTCGCAGCGCCCGTTGAGCACATGGCATTTGGTTGAAAGATCCAATCGTTCCGCCTGAACTTGTATATCTCGGCATTCGACCAAAAGTAAAAGGCGTCTTCATTTGTTACGAAATGCAGGTGCGACGCATCTCTTGGGCCAAAATCGTGAGTTCGCATGACAAACCCGTTAGAGGCGTTGATCTCGACCAAATCAGAACCTATGCTCGCATGTGTTAGGGCATACATACGGCCTGCGGCCAGAAGCAGGTCGCTAACGCCTCCGGGTAGATCTATTTGGTGGCGCAGGGAATCGCCCCGCAGATCAAAGCCCAAAAGATCGCCATTTACTTGATCTTCGACCCATAAGATAGAATCGACGAGCACCATACGCTCGGTCCAGCCGGGGGTTTCCCATTTATCGAGCACCTCACCTGTTTCGGTATTGATCACCCAAAGGTGGGAATCAAAGAGTTGTGAAACGAAGATTCGGTCGTCTTTACGCACCATATATCTCGGCGATCCGAGGTTTTGGAAATCGCGCCGCAGGCGCATCGTAGCGGGGTTAACGACGGCAATACGCGACGAGTTATTGACTACGAGGTACAGGTCGTTTTCATCTTCGTAGACTGATTGAAGCACATCGCCGAGGGGAAGGTCGTTCGTGGTTTCAAAAATTTCGGAAGCCGAAGTTTTATCGAAGGGTTGGTAGTAGCTGAGCGAGGCGTTTCCAAAATTGAATGTTCCTTCATTTCCTATGAGGACACCGTCATCGAAAGCAAAGACGCCACTCCCCTCTTCTATAGTGCTCTGGGGGCCTATTTCCTCGTTTTGACATCCCGTTAATACAAGGACAATGAATATGGCCCTTATTATTGTACGTTTAGTCGCCATTGGGCTCCGATTTGAAAGGTTCGGCCCGGCATCGGGCGCAGTGGAATGGTTTGATAGTGAACATCGGTGACGTTAGCGCTTTGAACGAAAGCCGCTACTTGATGCTTGCCCCAGTACCATTTGTACGAACATCGCAAGTCCGCCGTTTGGTACCAAGGCATGTAGAATTCGTTTTCTCGGTCGGTATAAACGGATCCTTGGAAAACGAAGTTTAGTGAGAACGTGAATTTCCTCAATGAATAACTGCTGTGAAGGCGAGCTTGATGAAGTGGGATAAAGATCAACTGATGGCCCTGCTGATCGCGACTTTGGGTGTAGGAATAGCTCGTACCCACGTTCAATTTACCGGCAAATATTGGCATGGTTCCCGATAAGTCAACTTCAGCACCGAGAATTTCGACCAGATCGATATTCGTGGCGCGCCAAGTGAGGTCAGATTGAGGCAGCCAAAGGATGTAGTTTTCGACATGATTGGTAAATCCTGTAATTCGACTTTCCATAGTGGCTGCAACGATGTTGAACTCAAGCTCCTGGCTGATTTCGTTTTGAAAGCTTTTCTCCGGGCTCAAATTCAATTGACCGTCGACTCCCCAGAATAGATCGTTCAGGGTTGGGTATCTTACTTGAGTCGCTGTTCGGAATCGAGTCCCCCATTGCTTTTTCGCTCCGTATGTCGCCTTGATACCCAACTGGTATTGAAAAGGTGCCCAATCGCCTTGAATGCGCTCCTGTTTAGCGTGAAACTCACCCCGTAGGTACTCCCATCGTCTATTCACCGATAATGCGGCTGCGTAGCGAGATCTTTTAGATTCGCCGTTTGGGTACGCTTCGACATCGCCTTGTTCCTGTATGTATTGCAACAGGGTCTCTACCTCAGTCAAACTATCGAGGGAGAATTGGGTTCTCCATTGACCCTGCCATGTTTGAGCTACCGATTCATCCTCGTCGAAATTGATGGCCCAGCTCGAGAAGCCCGCTCTGACTTGCGATTCCATTGATTCTCCCGAGGATGTCCATTCGGCTTGGACTCGTTGTTGCACGTCGTTTTGGGTAGATTGATCCATAGCGCTAGTGTTCGGATATATCGACATGAGCCCCGGAATTTGCCTATTGCTCTGCTGCAGCCACAGTCGAGCCATGACGGTATTGTTAGAGTTCAGACGTACACCGGCTTCCTGAATCCACTGATTTTGATTCACCTCGGCGTGTTCGTTGACGAATGTTGGGCTATCGGTTAGTCGTGGGTTGGTGTACTCAAAATCATTCAGAGAATAATCCCACAGAAGTTTTGTACGCCAAAATATGGCTCCATTAGAAGCCGACAGATCAAATTCAGTGTGATTGGTTTTGTAGCTGCCCAAAACCTGTAGTAGTCTTAGCTGAAAATGCTCGGAGGATCGCGGTTCATTACTGAGGTTGAGCGCACCACCAAAAGAGGACACTCCTGACGGAAGTGACGCACCACCGTATATGAAGTCAATTTGATCGAATGCTGAGGGGCTTACCAAGTTCAGGTCGAACAGTCCGAGCATAGGGCTATTGACCGACATTCCATTCCACAAGACTTCCGTGTGTTGTGCTCCTGTACCTCGCACCGAAAACGTAGCTACGGCAGACGGGCCATAGGATTTTACATATATCGGAAGCTCCGCTGAAATGGATTCAGAGAGCCTAAAGTATCCGACCTGCATGGACGAATCGAGTTGCAGGTTCAAGGCCCCTTCGGACCCTTGAACCTGAACGGCCCAAAGATCCACATCGGAAAGCATGGTGGTGTCCATCTGGCCGTAGGCCAAAATCGACATAAAGAATAAGATCGCTGTGTAAAATCGGCGCATATTACTTGATCACGCGGCGCACGGTCCGGTTTCCGGATTCCGACTGGGCCACGATCAAATATGCGCCAGAAGGCCAACTTGAGGTTGGAACGCGATGGTCGATAGCTTCTTCACGGTTGATGATCACCTGTCCGGCCCCGTTGTACACCTCAAGTGAAATTCTCTCATCACCTTTGATGTTGAGGTTCTCGATCACCGGAACGGGGTACACGGACAATTGAAGATCGCTGCGCTCCATCAAAGAAGCTACTGGAGGTGCCGCCGTTACCGGAGCCGATGGTTCGATAGCCGGATCGAAATCCATGTAACTACAACCGAACCAGGTACCCGCAGGTACGTCGGCACCGATACCTAGGTTCGAGGTCCAAGAGGTGGGATTTCCAGACCAAGTTCCCCAGTAATCGGGTTGACCACCAAGTCCTTGTTGGGTGCCGTAAACGACATCATTCAAGAACCCCGTGGTAATACTAACACTAAAGCCCGGATAATCATTAGCAACTGCCTCAAGTAATCCTTCCCCATCGATTGAACCATCGAAAAGCACACCCCATGCGACGGATCCGGAGCCATCCAAAAAGTCGATGACAAGACCGGCCGTATCGCTTCCAGCACCGGCAAAGAATTGAAGGTCAGATAACTCAGTAACTTGTGCGTTCACGTAAGTGGCCAGGCCGCACAAAAGCCCGGCAGATAGTAATTTAAAGCGCATACTTTATCCCGAAGTAAGGTTAAACAATCAGTAAAGACTTAGGCAGGTCTTCTGACTTACTCCCAGTTTCGGGCCTTCCCACACGATCAGTGCAGTGGCGAGGATCGAAACGCTTGGCGAAGCTTACAGCTGCGGGAACAGTTCCGGAGTTACACCGGATTCCCTATTAATCTCAAATGCAAAAAGTAATTGAGAACCCAAGACGGGATAAAGGTAGGCAATTTTTATTTGTTGGGGGGTATTACGGTGATCTTGAAGCCATAGTTCAAGAACCGCATTTTTGTGAGTCCCTCGAAGTTTTCCGCATCAAAAGAAACGGTGGATTTTTGGTTCATGCCCGTATAATCAGTGTAGAGGGATAGGAAAACGAAATCCTCGATAAGGTTGAATTGGAGATCGAGTCCGAAATTATAGCCGAATGCCACATTGTTGTCGAAGTTCACAACCTCTTTAAGGACTTCATCGCCCATATCATCAAATACGGTGATCGTGAAGGCAGGTGTATCCGTGAAGACGATTCCCCCCCCACGCATAAAGATTAATGGAGATCTTGTTACTGGCATCGATCCGAAAATCAGGGCCAATCGTGGTCAATAATGGACTGTAGCGACTGTCGGAAATACGTGTTTCAAGCCCAAGGTCCTCGGTAAAGTCCTGCGCCATGGTCTCAGTGTCCATGTTATTCCACGAATAAGTACTGTGTGAACGATACCCCCAATGCGACTGATTTTTAAAAGGGGTGGGTGTAGGAGTCAAAAACGATACCCCAACCGCTCTCGGCGTACCCGCCGTTCTCGACATTGGCCTCACCAAAATCGCCCAAGGGCATTGAAATAAAAGCTCCAATGGAAGATTGACTTTGAGCAAAAAGGAAGGTGGCCAAAAGGGCTCCGCTAAAAGTGAGTATTAATTTCTTAATGACCGTGTTTTGCGGAATATACAAAATGAATCAACGTGGAAAGGTCTTCAAAGCCTGATTATACGCCGTTTCGAATGCTAGGGAATTTAGTCCGTGCTGCAGTTTATTTTCCGTGGCAAAGGAAAGCAGCTTCTCTGTAGGCATGTTTCCGATCAAGTCATCCGTGGCCATAGGGCAACCCCCAAAACCTTTAATTGCACCATCGAAACGTCTACATCCGGCATCCCATGCCGCCTTTACTTTCGGGTGCCAGTCGTTCGGTATCGTATGCAAGTGGGCTCCAAACTGGATCTCTGGCAATGCGGGAATCAAATGGCTGAATAGTTGCGTGATCACTTCCGGGGTCGCTGAGCCAATGGTGTCGCTAAGCGCCAAGGTACTCACTCCCATTTGTTCGAGTCGTTCGGACCACATGATGACTAGTTCAGGCGACCAGTGTTCTCCATATGGATTGCCGAATCCCATGGACAAATAGACCACTAGCCTTTTCTTGTGTCGAAATGCGATGTCCTGAATTTCTTCGACGATATGAAGAGACTCTTCAATGGTTCTGTTGGTGTTGCGTTTCTGAAATTCCTCACTCACACTGAATGGATAGCCCAGGTATTCGATCTCGGCAAAGCTTGCAGCGTCGTTAGCTCCGCGGACATTAGCTACGATCGCCAGTAGTTTGGAGTTGGTGTTATCGAGGTCGAGTTTATTCAGTACTTCAGCGGTATCGGCCATTTGCGGAATGGCTTTCGGGCTCACGAAAGAGCCAAAATCCACGATCGGAAAGCCAACTTTAAGGATCGCGTTGATGAAGTCAACCTTTTTGTTGGTCGGAATAAACTCTTTGATGCCTTGCATGGCATCGCGGGGACAGTCGATAATCGTGATTTGTTCGCTCATAGGGATGGCACCAGTTCTTTGTTGATTCGCTTGATCATGGCGGGCCCTTCATAAATGAAGCCCGTATATACTTGGACCAAGGACGCGCCGGCGTTGAGCTTAGCTTTTACGTCCTCTGCCGTGTACACCCCTCCTACTCCTATGATCGGGACGGAACCGCCACTCTTATGACTCAAATAACGAATAACCTCGGTCGAGCGTTCACGAACGGGTACCCCTGAAAGTCCGCCCGCACCTATAGCCTCAAGTTCTTTTTTCGACCGCTTAAGGCCACTTCGGTCAATAGTGGTATTGGTCGCAATTACGCCATCGATCTTAGAATCGCGCACTATTTCTACGATATCGTCGAGTTGGGCATTGGTCAGATCCGGAGCGATCTTCAGCAGTATCGGTTTTCGCGAGTCCTTTTGAGTATTCAACTCCTGTAAGCGGTTCAAAAGTGCCGTCAAGGGTTCTTTATCTTGCAACTCGCGCAATCCGGGCGTATTCGGAGAACTGACGTTGACCACGAAATAGTCCACATACGGAAATAGAGCTTCGAAGCACTTTTCGTAATCCTGCGTGGCCTCTTCGTTAGGAGTAAATTTGTTTTTACCGATGTTTCCGCCCACGATCAAGTTTCCCCGATCGACCTTTAGTCGTTTAATAGCCTCTACTACTCCCCCATTGTTAAATCCCATGCGGTTGATCAAGGCCTGATCCTCCGGCAATCGGAACATTCTCGGCTGTGGGTTCCCGGGTTGTGCTACTGGGGTCAAGGTTCCGATCTCGATGAACCCGAAACCGTAATTGGCCAGTTCTTTGAACAGTTTGGCGTCTTTATCGAATCCGGCCGCGAGTCCGACCGGGTTAGGAAATTTGATACCAAATACCTCGCGCTCCAGTTTTGGGTTTTTCACTTGGAACAGGGCTCTGTTTATTGCTCCGACTCCTGGAATGCGGTGAATGAGCTTTATGAGTCCAAAAGTAAAGTGATGAGCACGCTCGGGCTGTAGGCGAAAAAGCAGCGGTCGTATAAGGGCTTTGTACATAGCTGCAAAGTTACTTAATGGGAATTATTAAGCCTTATTAATTCTTAGTTCCTAGAAATAGTTGAGTGGTTGATAAAAGGTTATTGGTTAATGGTAATTGGCAATTGATCACAGTTCACCGTTCGTGGTTCATAGTTCACAGCTCGTGTCATCCCGCGAACAACACTAAAAGACCTATGTTTTACTGAAATGGAACGGGAGTTTACTGACCGTGAGGTCGATCGGATAATGGAGATGGCCCGGGAGGACCGTACGCCTTTTGAAGCCATCGAATTTCAGTTCGGAATCAAAGAGAATGAGGTTCGGGAGCTCATGCGACGCGAGATGAAAACGAGTTCCTTCAAAATGTGGCGAAAGAGGGTTAAAGGCCACAAAGCCAAACATTCCCTACTTCGGCCTTTCAATGCAGGTCGCTTTAAATCGAAGAATCAGAAGTAAGCCTTACCTTTGGCGCTCATGTCGAAAGAAGGTATCAATATCGTTAACCGAAGAGCGCGTTTCGAGTACGAGCTGATCGATGAGTACACGGCCGGAATCAAGCTCCAGGGTACTGAGATCAAGAGTATACGTAATGGAAAAGCTTCGTTGGGCGAAGCTTATGGCATGTTCATTCTCGATGAGTTGTGGATTCGCGACATGCACATCGCCGAATACAAGTACGGTTCCTATGCCAATCACGAGCCGAAGCGCCCTCGAAAACTGCTTTTAAATCGGCACGAGCTCAAGAAGATCCAAAAGCGATTGGCGGAAAAGGGTCTGACCGTTGTACCTACTCGTTTATTCATCGATGACAATGGGCGAGCCAAGTTAGGAATCGCCGTAGGTCGAGGAAAAAAGAAATTCGACAAGCGAGAGTCCATCAAACGACGTGAAGACAACCGCAAGATGGATAGAGCTATGAAGCGCTAAAGTTGCCAATCGTGCCGCAGGCACACCCCCTATTCTTTATCGCGAAGCATTGGAACGAACTTGAAACTCCCGTACTCGATGGTTTCGAAGTCGTTTTCGCCCGATCTGATGACGGCGGTCATGACCTGCTTCTCGAAGCCTACTGGGATCACCAACATACCTCCGACCTTCAATTGCTGTTTCAAGGCTTGGGGAACCTCGGGAGCACCGGCGGTGACGAGGATCTTATCGAAAGGCGCGTAAACGGGCAATCCCTTGTAGCCGTCTCCGTAAAAAGTTTTCGGGTTGTAATGTAGATTTCGGAACAGGACACGCGTTTTGTTGTACAGTTCGATCTGACGTTCGATCGTATAGAGCTTTGCTCCCATTTCGATGAGCACACAACTTTGATAGCCCGAACCCGTGCCGATCTCCAGCACTTTCTCACCTGGCTGAACCCCTAAGAGCTCACTCTGGAAGGCTACGGTGTACGGCTGGGAAATAGTTTGCCCTGCTCCTATCGGAAAAGCTTTGTCCTCATAGGCGTGTTCTAAAAATCCCGTATCAAAAAAAAGGTGACGCGGCACTTTTTGCATTGCGTCGAGCACACGCTGGTCGTGAATATCCTTCACTGCTATCTGACGTACGAGTTTAGCGCGTAATCCTTGATGTCGCGGAGTATCTTGCATCCGTTCTATTCCCCCGAAATTGGTTACTTTTGGCCTCAAATCTACGGATATGAAGTTGAAAGCGGGTGTTTTGGGAGCCGGACATTTGGGAAAGATTCACATAAAGTTGCTCATCCAAAGTGAGGAGTACGAATTGGTAGGATTTTACGACCCGAACCCGGAGAACAGCGCTGTGGTAAG includes these proteins:
- a CDS encoding FAD-binding oxidoreductase, translated to MNPFSYWEKREIESPSELLIVGSGIVGLCSALSYRELYPRARIRIVERGLFPNGASTKNAGFACLGCPTELIADLRSRPRAEVIETLAMRFKGLQRLFSWVDKDLIRYENCGGFELFTENDQESWIEVKERIAELNDLYYTATNAQNALELEPINQSFKGVIGTAQLRLEGALNPWSMVQGLLRKTTALHIDVWNGVEVKNLSDNESGVEVETNIGTLRTDRLLLCTNGLTNALIKGLDLRPARAQVLVARTDKPIGFKGTYHMNEGYYYFRHLDDRRVLLGGGRQLDILGETTTDMNTTKLIQSNLEDLLKVVILPEANFEIENRWAGIMAIGEGKRPLIGRASGRVRYAVRMGGMGVAIGAEVAHRAARLWL
- a CDS encoding TonB-dependent receptor plug domain-containing protein, whose amino-acid sequence is MRRFYTAILFFMSILAYGQMDTTMLSDVDLWAVQVQGSEGALNLQLDSSMQVGYFRLSESISAELPIYVKSYGPSAVATFSVRGTGAQHTEVLWNGMSVNSPMLGLFDLNLVSPSAFDQIDFIYGGASLPSGVSSFGGALNLSNEPRSSEHFQLRLLQVLGSYKTNHTEFDLSASNGAIFWRTKLLWDYSLNDFEYTNPRLTDSPTFVNEHAEVNQNQWIQEAGVRLNSNNTVMARLWLQQSNRQIPGLMSIYPNTSAMDQSTQNDVQQRVQAEWTSSGESMESQVRAGFSSWAINFDEDESVAQTWQGQWRTQFSLDSLTEVETLLQYIQEQGDVEAYPNGESKRSRYAAALSVNRRWEYLRGEFHAKQERIQGDWAPFQYQLGIKATYGAKKQWGTRFRTATQVRYPTLNDLFWGVDGQLNLSPEKSFQNEISQELEFNIVAATMESRITGFTNHVENYILWLPQSDLTWRATNIDLVEILGAEVDLSGTMPIFAGKLNVGTSYSYTQSRDQQGHQLIFIPLHQARLHSSYSLRKFTFSLNFVFQGSVYTDRENEFYMPWYQTADLRCSYKWYWGKHQVAAFVQSANVTDVHYQTIPLRPMPGRTFQIGAQWRLNVQ
- a CDS encoding T9SS type A sorting domain-containing protein, with the translated sequence MRFKLLSAGLLCGLATYVNAQVTELSDLQFFAGAGSDTAGLVIDFLDGSGSVAWGVLFDGSIDGEGLLEAVANDYPGFSVSITTGFLNDVVYGTQQGLGGQPDYWGTWSGNPTSWTSNLGIGADVPAGTWFGCSYMDFDPAIEPSAPVTAAPPVASLMERSDLQLSVYPVPVIENLNIKGDERISLEVYNGAGQVIINREEAIDHRVPTSSWPSGAYLIVAQSESGNRTVRRVIK
- a CDS encoding hydroxymethylglutaryl-CoA lyase; amino-acid sequence: MSEQITIIDCPRDAMQGIKEFIPTNKKVDFINAILKVGFPIVDFGSFVSPKAIPQMADTAEVLNKLDLDNTNSKLLAIVANVRGANDAASFAEIEYLGYPFSVSEEFQKRNTNRTIEESLHIVEEIQDIAFRHKKRLVVYLSMGFGNPYGEHWSPELVIMWSERLEQMGVSTLALSDTIGSATPEVITQLFSHLIPALPEIQFGAHLHTIPNDWHPKVKAAWDAGCRRFDGAIKGFGGCPMATDDLIGNMPTEKLLSFATENKLQHGLNSLAFETAYNQALKTFPR
- a CDS encoding quinone-dependent dihydroorotate dehydrogenase, with amino-acid sequence MYKALIRPLLFRLQPERAHHFTFGLIKLIHRIPGVGAINRALFQVKNPKLEREVFGIKFPNPVGLAAGFDKDAKLFKELANYGFGFIEIGTLTPVAQPGNPQPRMFRLPEDQALINRMGFNNGGVVEAIKRLKVDRGNLIVGGNIGKNKFTPNEEATQDYEKCFEALFPYVDYFVVNVSSPNTPGLRELQDKEPLTALLNRLQELNTQKDSRKPILLKIAPDLTNAQLDDIVEIVRDSKIDGVIATNTTIDRSGLKRSKKELEAIGAGGLSGVPVRERSTEVIRYLSHKSGGSVPIIGVGGVYTAEDVKAKLNAGASLVQVYTGFIYEGPAMIKRINKELVPSL
- a CDS encoding TIGR03643 family protein, which produces MEREFTDREVDRIMEMAREDRTPFEAIEFQFGIKENEVRELMRREMKTSSFKMWRKRVKGHKAKHSLLRPFNAGRFKSKNQK
- the smpB gene encoding SsrA-binding protein SmpB, whose amino-acid sequence is MSKEGINIVNRRARFEYELIDEYTAGIKLQGTEIKSIRNGKASLGEAYGMFILDELWIRDMHIAEYKYGSYANHEPKRPRKLLLNRHELKKIQKRLAEKGLTVVPTRLFIDDNGRAKLGIAVGRGKKKFDKRESIKRREDNRKMDRAMKR
- a CDS encoding protein-L-isoaspartate(D-aspartate) O-methyltransferase, giving the protein MQDTPRHQGLRAKLVRQIAVKDIHDQRVLDAMQKVPRHLFFDTGFLEHAYEDKAFPIGAGQTISQPYTVAFQSELLGVQPGEKVLEIGTGSGYQSCVLIEMGAKLYTIERQIELYNKTRVLFRNLHYNPKTFYGDGYKGLPVYAPFDKILVTAGAPEVPQALKQQLKVGGMLVIPVGFEKQVMTAVIRSGENDFETIEYGSFKFVPMLRDKE